A genomic window from Salvia miltiorrhiza cultivar Shanhuang (shh) chromosome 5, IMPLAD_Smil_shh, whole genome shotgun sequence includes:
- the LOC131026048 gene encoding uncharacterized protein LOC131026048: MASSSNIGASNSSDDESWEQSVAEHNRQLDRIIENVVIQAASLSVQPTNHAVRARRRYIERRREIGHEGVFEQYFSEDPIYPPEYFRTRFRMRKPLFERIMNKLVATDRYFQQHPDAAGRLGMSPIQKCTAAMRVLAYGTSADLHDEYLRMSAQVIRKSVIKFVEGVISNFGAEYLRKPTEEDMAALLHIGERRGFPGMMGSIDCMHWEWKNCPTAWAGQYAGRSGTRTIILEAVASQDLWIWHAFFGTPGSRNDINVLDRSPIFDDILEGRAPKVNYIVNGCERNMGYYLIDGIYPQWAAFIKSIPAPQLRKHQLFPNIKKLPEKMLSEHLEFYKRVLLLSSGHVLFGIVILWEK, encoded by the coding sequence ATGGCCTCCAGTTCTAATATTGGTGCTTCAAATTCTAGCGATGATGAATCATGGGAACAAAGCGTTGCCGAACATAATCGCCAACTTGATCGCATCATTGAGAATGTGGTAATCCAGGCTGCAAGTCTATCTGTACAACCTACCAATCATGCCGTTAGAGCAAGGAGGCGGTATATTGAAAGAAGACGTGAGATAGGTCATGAAGGTGTGTTCGAGCAGTACTTTTCAGAAGATCCAATCTATCCCCCAGAATATTTTCGAACAAGGTTTCGCATGCGAAAGCCTTTGTTCGAACGTATAATGAACAAGCTCGTCGCCACCGATAGATATTTTCAACAACACCCTGATGCAGCTGGCCGTCTTGGTATGTCTCCAATTCAAAAATGTACTGCAGCCATGAGGGTGTTGGCATATGGCACTTCAGCCGATTTGCATGACGAATACTTACGAATGAGCGCCCAAGTCATTCGTAAATCAGTCATCAAATTTGTTGAAGGTGTCATTTCCAATTTCGGAGCTGAGTACCTCCGAAAGCCTACTGAAGAAGATATGGCAGCTCTTCTTCATATCGGAGAACGGCGAGGGTTCCCAGGCATGATGGGCAGtattgattgtatgcattgggaaTGGAAAAATTGCCCTACTGCATGGGCAGGGCAATATGCAGGACGAAGCGGTACGCGAACAATTATTTTGGAAGCAGTTGCATCACAAGACCTATGGATCTGGCATGCATTTTTTGGAACCCCAGGTTCAAGAAATGATATCAATGTACTTGATCGATCTCCTATTTTTGATGATATCTTGGAAGGTCGAGCACCTAAGGTCAATTATATCGTTAATGGCTGCGAAAGAAATATGGGATATTATCTCATTGATGGTATATATCCTCAATGGGCGGCATTTATCAAATCTATTCCTGCTCCACAACTTCGAAAGCACCAGTTGTTTCCCAACATCAAGAAGCTGCCCGAAAAGATGTTGAGCGAGCATTTGGAGTTTTACAAGCGTGTTTTGCTTTTATCAAGCGGCCATGTCTTATTTGGGATCGTGATATTATGGGAAAAATAA
- the LOC130987086 gene encoding probable methyltransferase PMT20 translates to MKPEEGKNQPDKSSRTVSTALVLLVLSGISFYLGGIFCSQNYRYGMLDIGNVIQSSNTVAILPFQIKAVTFPECESSFQDYTPCTDPKRWKRYQRPRLSFLERHCPPVLERKECLVPPPDGYKSPIRWPKSRDVCWYRNVPYDWINKQKSNQHWLRKEGEKFFFPGGGTMFPKGVSHYVDLMQDLIPAMKNGTVRTAIDTGCGVASWGGDLLDRGILTVSLAPRDNHEAQVQFALERGIPAMLGIISTQRLPFPSNSFDMAHCSRCLIPWTEYGGIYLLEIHRILRPGGFWVLSGPPINYRRRSRGWNSTIEEQRSNYQQLQELLTSMCFKLYDQKGDIAVWQKLSNNSCYQKLDAPNNYPRKCDDGTEPDSAWYTPMRPCLVAPDQKHKAIALGSLVKWPERLHAYPERVGDVRGGSRSAFKRDASKWETRAKHYKKLLPSLGTNKIRNVMDMNTVYGGFAAALIDDPLWVMNIVSSYATNTLPVVYDRGLIGTYHDWCEAFSTYPRTYDLLHLDGLFTAESHRCEMKYVLLEMDRILRPNGFAIMRESAYFVDAIATIGKGMRWGCRKESNERGDVNEKILICQKKLWYSSIKSSR, encoded by the exons ATGAAACCTGAAGAGGGGAAAAATCAACCAGATAAGAGTTCTAGGACGGTATCAACGGCACTAGTGCTTCTTGTGCTGAGTGGGATATCATTCTATCTTGGTGGGATTTTTTGTTCACAAAATTACAGATATGGCATGCTGGATATTGGCAATGTGATTCAATCTTCGAACACAGTAGCTATATTGCCTTTCCAAATCAAAGCTGTTACGTTTCCTGAATGTGAATCGAGTTTTCAGGATTACACACCATGCACTGACCCGAAG AGATGGAAGCGATACCAACGCCCTCGTCTTTCGTTTCTGGAGCGCCATTGCCCTCCGGTGTTGGAGAGGAAGGAGTGCTTAGTTCCCCCACCTGATGGATACAAGTCGCCAATAAGGTGGCCAAAGAGCAGGGATGTATGTTGGTATAG GAATGTTCCATATGATTGGATTaataaacaaaaatcaaatcaaCATTGGCTGAGAAAAGAAGGGGAGAAGTTTTTCTTCCCCGGAGGTGGTACTATGTTCCCAAAAGGTGTTAGTCACTATGTTGATTTGATGCAAGATTTGATTCCAGCAATGAAGAATGGAACTGTCCGGACAGCCATTGATACAGGATGTGGG GTGGCTAGTTGGGGAGGAGATTTGCTGGACCGCGGGATTTTGACAGTCTCTCTTGCTCCAAGAGATAACCATGAGGCTCAAGTTCAATTTGCGCTAGAACGTGGAATCCCTGCAATGCTGGGAATCATCTCAACGCAGCGACTTCCTTTTCCTTCAAACTCATTTGACATGGCACATTGCTCGAGATGCCTTATTCCGTGGACTGAATACG GTGGAATATACCTCCTAGAAATACATCGTATTCTTCGCCCTGGGGGTTTCTGGGTGCTCTCTGGCCCCCCAATTAACTATCGGAGACGATCAAGGGGATGGAATTCAACTATTGAAGAGCAGAGATCAAATTATCAACAACTGCAAGAGTTGCTAACCTCAATGTGTTTCAAGTTGTACGATCAGAAAGGCGATATTGCTGTTTGGCAGAAGCTATCAAACAACAGCTGCTATCAAAAGCTTGACGCCCCCAATAACTACCCACGTAAGTGTGATGATGGCACTGAACCTGATTCAGCCTGGTACACCCCAATGAGGCCTTGTCTCGTAGCACCTGACCAAAAGCACAAGGCAATAGCACTGGGCTCGTTAGTGAAATGGCCTGAGCGCTTGCATGCATATCCAGAGCGCGTTGGTGATGTCCGTGGCGGCAGTAGGTCTGCTTTCAAGCGTGATGCAAGCAAATGGGAGACACGGGCGAAGCACTACAAGAAACTGCTACCTTCGTTAGGAACCAATAAGATCAGAAATGTCATGGACATGAACACTGTGTATGGAGGTTTTGCTGCTGCGTTGATTGATGATCCCCTATGGGTTATGAACATCGTTTCCTCGTACGCGACAAACACACTGCCAGTTGTCTACGACCGTGGCCTCATTGGAACCTATCACGACTG GTGCGAGGCTTTCTCCACGTATCCCCGAACGTACGACCTCCTTCATCTAGACGGCCTCTTCACCGCTGAAAGCCACAG GTGTGAGATGAAGTATGTCCTGCTGGAGATGGACCGCATTCTACGTCCGAATGGGTTCGCCATAATGAGGGAGTCGGCGTATTTCGTGGATGCTATCGCCACCATAGGTAAAGGGATGAGATGGGGTTGCCGGAAGGAAAGCAATGAACGTGGCGACGTAAATGAGAAGATATTGATTTGCCAGAAGAAACTGTGGTACTCCTCCATCAAAAGTTCTAGGTAA